In one Rhodococcus sp. B50 genomic region, the following are encoded:
- a CDS encoding GntR family transcriptional regulator, which produces MNDEGKPLFRQIAEIIENSIVDGSLAEEAQVPSTNELAAFHRINPATAAKGLNALTAEGILYKKRGIGMFVTTGARDKLIARRRDRFARQYVVPLVLEAEKLGIDIDELKSMLDTREHR; this is translated from the coding sequence CTGAACGACGAGGGCAAGCCCCTCTTCCGACAGATCGCCGAGATCATCGAGAACTCGATCGTCGACGGCAGCCTCGCAGAAGAGGCGCAGGTTCCCTCCACGAACGAACTGGCGGCCTTCCACCGCATCAATCCGGCCACGGCGGCGAAAGGGCTCAATGCCCTGACAGCCGAGGGAATCCTCTACAAGAAGCGAGGAATCGGCATGTTCGTCACCACCGGCGCGCGCGACAAACTGATCGCCCGCCGACGGGATCGGTTCGCCCGGCAGTACGTCGTCCCGCTCGTCCTCGAGGCCGAGAAACTCGGAATCGACATCGACGAGCTCAAGTCCATGCTCGACACACGGGAGCACAGATGA
- the map gene encoding type I methionyl aminopeptidase — protein sequence MATRAPLVPGTPTPIREVPASIERPEYVWKPTAKEGNEPWVQTPETIEKMRLASKIAAQALVEAGKAVAPGVTTDEIDRIAHEYMCDHGAYPSTLGYRGFTKSCCTSLNEVICHGIPDSTVVEDGDIVNIDVTAYIDGVHGDTNATFLAGDVSEEVRLLVERTREATMRGIKAVKPGRALNVVGRVIEAYANRFGYGVVRDFTGHGIGETFHNGLVILHYDRPDIETIIEPGMVFTVEPMINLGTPDYEIWDDGWTVVTKDRKWTAQFEHTIVVTDTGAEILTLP from the coding sequence ATGGCTACCCGCGCTCCGCTCGTCCCCGGCACTCCGACTCCCATCCGGGAGGTGCCCGCGTCGATCGAACGCCCGGAGTACGTGTGGAAGCCCACGGCGAAGGAAGGCAACGAGCCGTGGGTGCAGACGCCCGAGACGATCGAGAAGATGCGTCTCGCCTCGAAGATTGCCGCGCAGGCCCTCGTCGAGGCCGGTAAGGCCGTCGCACCGGGCGTGACCACCGACGAGATCGACCGCATCGCACACGAGTACATGTGTGATCACGGCGCCTACCCGTCGACGCTGGGCTACCGCGGTTTCACCAAGTCGTGCTGCACCTCGCTCAACGAGGTCATCTGCCACGGCATCCCCGACTCGACCGTCGTCGAGGACGGCGACATCGTCAACATCGACGTCACCGCCTATATCGACGGCGTCCACGGCGACACCAACGCGACCTTCCTCGCCGGTGACGTCTCCGAGGAGGTCCGCCTCCTGGTCGAACGCACCCGCGAGGCGACGATGCGGGGTATCAAGGCGGTCAAGCCCGGCCGCGCCCTCAACGTCGTCGGCCGGGTCATCGAGGCCTACGCCAACCGCTTCGGCTACGGCGTCGTCCGCGACTTCACCGGCCACGGCATCGGCGAGACCTTCCACAACGGGCTGGTGATCCTGCACTACGACCGCCCCGACATCGAGACGATCATCGAACCCGGCATGGTGTTCACCGTCGAGCCGATGATCAATCTCGGTACCCCCGATTACGAGATCTGGGACGACGGCTGGACGGTCGTCACCAAGGACCGCAAGTGGACCGCGCAGTTCGAGCACACCATCGTCGTCACCGACACGGGCGCCGAGATCCTCACCCTGCCGTGA
- a CDS encoding ABC transporter ATP-binding protein, whose amino-acid sequence MTITSPVVRARHLGMQFGDVAALTDADFTLHRNTIYGLLGRNGAGKTTLMQLLAGHTRPTTGNVEVFGADPYENTTVLQQLCFVADTQRYPDDMRVGHVLASAELLLPLWDRAYAERLAEKFALPCGRKVKKLSRGMSSALGIVVGLASRAPVTIFDEPYLGLDAVARQMFYDELLLDYAERPRTVVLSTHLIDEAADLLEHVLVLDRGHLVVDEDTDTLRTRAAQATGPADEVARTVGDSTVLHTEGLGGVTRTTFLRNDPDELPRTSGRVEVQPISLQDLVVHLHRTPESVTTNEEASL is encoded by the coding sequence ATGACCATCACTTCGCCCGTCGTCCGCGCACGTCACCTCGGCATGCAGTTCGGGGACGTCGCCGCCCTCACCGACGCCGACTTCACACTGCACCGGAACACGATCTACGGCCTGCTCGGCCGCAACGGCGCCGGCAAGACCACCCTGATGCAGCTGCTCGCAGGCCACACGCGTCCCACCACCGGGAACGTCGAGGTGTTCGGAGCCGATCCGTACGAGAACACCACAGTGCTCCAACAGCTGTGCTTCGTCGCCGACACCCAGCGTTATCCCGACGACATGCGCGTCGGGCACGTGCTCGCCTCGGCGGAACTGCTTCTGCCGCTGTGGGACCGGGCGTACGCAGAACGGCTGGCCGAGAAGTTCGCGCTGCCCTGCGGCCGCAAGGTCAAGAAACTCTCCCGCGGCATGAGTTCCGCGCTGGGCATCGTGGTGGGCCTCGCGTCGCGTGCACCGGTGACGATCTTCGACGAACCGTATCTGGGCCTCGACGCCGTCGCCCGGCAGATGTTCTACGACGAACTGCTGCTCGACTACGCCGAGCGGCCGCGCACCGTCGTGTTGTCGACCCACCTGATCGACGAGGCCGCCGACCTCCTGGAACACGTCCTCGTGCTCGACCGCGGACATCTCGTCGTCGACGAGGACACCGACACGCTGCGCACCCGGGCCGCGCAGGCGACCGGGCCGGCGGACGAGGTGGCACGAACGGTCGGCGACAGCACCGTCCTGCACACGGAGGGACTCGGCGGCGTCACCCGCACGACCTTCCTCCGCAACGACCCGGACGAACTTCCCCGCACCTCCGGACGGGTGGAGGTGCAACCGATCTCGCTCCAGGACCTCGTGGTCCATCTCCACCGGACACCCGAATCCGTCACCACGAACGAGGAGGCATCGCTGTGA